In the genome of Kwoniella shandongensis chromosome 6, complete sequence, one region contains:
- a CDS encoding mitochondrial 37S ribosomal protein bS6m, whose product MPMYELFCIAVHNPQSSVNLRSLINSLSNQVHTSGGVVRDLKNLGINLTLPQRIRRMRQYHSRGDHFTMTFDTSPIVLRRLDETLRRDPSIIRWTVLKKAEKVKDLAKPLNPSVEFDEISERTY is encoded by the exons ATGCCGATGTACGAACTGTTCTGCATTGCGGTGCACAACCCGCAATCTTCC GTCAACCTCCGATCACTTATCAACTCATTATCGAACCAAGTCCATACGTCTGGCGGAGTAGTACGAGACCTGAAGAATCTAGGTATAAACCTTACTTTACCTCAGAGGATAAGACGGATGAGACAATATCATTCTCGTGGCGA TCACTTTACGATGACTTTTGATACTTCTCCTATTGTTTTGAGAAGATTGGACGAGACACTACGACGTGATCCGTCAATTATAAGATGGACAGTACTTAAAAAGGCTGAGAAAGT GAAAGATTTGGCAAAGCCTTTGAACCCATCTGTCGAATTTGATGAGATTTCCGAGAGGACCTACTGA